In Stigmatopora argus isolate UIUO_Sarg chromosome 10, RoL_Sarg_1.0, whole genome shotgun sequence, the following proteins share a genomic window:
- the mnta gene encoding max-binding protein MNT isoform X2 — MPIAVIPIPVVKPNPVGSPSLPVALLSHPATPTVASPKREPPSPQEQSVVAPPRSPQPKPDEPNAKLPTPNHQHLPTQLLSQSNSTNLQQPTHQQLLHRYPGSIVSPPHHQPTAPGQALQPAPSVNGPISRGSPPDDGRLIDQKKRPGGAGTREVHNKLEKNRRAHLKECFETLKKNIPNIDEKKTSNLSVLRSALRYIQTLKRKEKEYEHDMERLAREKIATQQHLEELKNELSQWMDVVEIDRVLRQTTQPEEDQASTSTASEGEEAMDEDEQDDEAVVARPLNASPAVPPPPPPPAPALKADVVAQPAPMVCRTLTLSAPAPSFVAQRLSTLQPPAKPPIAVVSAGQPALHPTVIAHAPVSHPSVIQAVNHVIQTGMPKPVGHITVHPVAHVSPRLPALYPQPVAVNQPTLISHIAHTLGHVNGAAGQAPTATAALMGKQTVVAHHPQLVGQTVLNPVTMVTMPSFPISTLKLA, encoded by the exons ATGCCCATTGCAGTTATCCCCATCCCAGTTGTGAAACCCAACCCCGTGGGCTCACCTTCTCTCCCCGTGGCCTTGCTCTCCCACCCTGCCACTCCTACTGTGGCATCCCCTAAAAGGGAGCCTCCTTCTCCTCAGGAACAAAGCGTGGTCGCGCCGCCGCGATCCCCCCAACCCAAACCAGATGAGCCCAATGCCAAACTGCCCACTCCGAACCACCAGCATCTCCCAACGCAGCTCCTTTCTCAAAGCAACAGCACTAACTTACAGCAGCCGACGCACCAACAGCTCCTCCATCGCTATCCCGGTTCCATCGTCTCACCCCCCCATCATCAGCCCACGGCGCCCGGCCAGGCCCTCCAGCCCGCTCCCTCCGTGAACGGACCCATCAGTCGGGGGAGTCCTCCTGATGACGGACGCTTAATTGACCAAAAGAAACGACCTGGCGG GGCAGGTACCAGAGAGGTGCATAACAAGCTTGAGAAAAACAG ACGGGCCCACTTGAAGGAGTGCTTTGAAACACTGAAAAAGAACATCCCCAACATCGATGAAAAGAAGACATCCAATCTGAGTGTGTTGAGAAGTGCTCTGAGATACATCCAG ACACTGAAGCGCAAGGAGAAGGAGTACGAGCACGACATGGAGCGCCTGGCCCGCGAGAAGATTGCTACGCAGCAGCACCTGGAGGAGCTGAAGAACGAGCTGAGCCAGTGGATGGACGTGGTGGAGATCGACCGCGTCCTGCGGCAGACGACGCAGCCCGAGGAGGACCAGGCCTCCACTTCTACCGCTTCAG AAGGCGAAGAGGCGATGGATGAGGACGAGCAGGATGATGAAGCTGTTGTGGCGAGACCTCTCAACGCGTCGCCCGCcgtcccaccaccaccaccaccaccggccCCGGCCCTTAAAGCCGACGTCGTCGCCCAGCCTGCCCCCATGGTCTGCCGCACTCTGACTCTAAGCGCCCCTGCGCCGTCCTTCGTGGCCCAGCGCCTTTCGACACTGCAGCCGCCGGCCAAGCCTCCCATCGCCGTGGTCAGTGCCGGCCAGCCTGCCCTGCACCCCACTGTCATCGCCCACGCGCCCGTCTCTCACCCGTCCGTCATCCAAGCGGTCAACCACGTCATCCAGACGGGGATGCCCAAACCGGTGGGCCACATCACCGTGCACCCGGTGGCCCACGTGAGTCCCCGGCTCCCCGCCCTCTACCCCCAACCCGTAGCAGTCAACCAGCCCACCTTGATCAGCCACATCGCGCACACTCTGGGCCACGTCAACGGCGCCGCCGGCCAGGCtcccaccgccaccgccgccctcATGGGCAAACAGACCGTGGTGGCCCACCACCCGCAGCTAGTGGGCCAGACTGTCCTCAACCCTGTCACCATGGTGACCATGCCCTCCTTTCCCATCAGCACCCTGAAGCTAGCTTGA
- the mnta gene encoding max-binding protein MNT isoform X1, whose protein sequence is MSIETLLEAAKFLELQAQLQQRAREDELKEKLRLDVLTEQRLTDVNKYNCSSRINNVFKVEELSTERPPAPVAPTLLPPSMPIAVIPIPVVKPNPVGSPSLPVALLSHPATPTVASPKREPPSPQEQSVVAPPRSPQPKPDEPNAKLPTPNHQHLPTQLLSQSNSTNLQQPTHQQLLHRYPGSIVSPPHHQPTAPGQALQPAPSVNGPISRGSPPDDGRLIDQKKRPGGAGTREVHNKLEKNRRAHLKECFETLKKNIPNIDEKKTSNLSVLRSALRYIQTLKRKEKEYEHDMERLAREKIATQQHLEELKNELSQWMDVVEIDRVLRQTTQPEEDQASTSTASEGEEAMDEDEQDDEAVVARPLNASPAVPPPPPPPAPALKADVVAQPAPMVCRTLTLSAPAPSFVAQRLSTLQPPAKPPIAVVSAGQPALHPTVIAHAPVSHPSVIQAVNHVIQTGMPKPVGHITVHPVAHVSPRLPALYPQPVAVNQPTLISHIAHTLGHVNGAAGQAPTATAALMGKQTVVAHHPQLVGQTVLNPVTMVTMPSFPISTLKLA, encoded by the exons AGGACGAACTGAAAGAGAAGCTTCGTCTGGATGTGCTGACGGAGCAAAGACTCACCGATGTGAACAAGTACAACTGCAGTAGCCGTATCAACAATGTTTTTAAAGTGGAGGAGCTTAGCACTGAGCGACCCCCGGCGCCGGTGGCACCCACCCTGCTACCCCCCTCCATGCCCATTGCAGTTATCCCCATCCCAGTTGTGAAACCCAACCCCGTGGGCTCACCTTCTCTCCCCGTGGCCTTGCTCTCCCACCCTGCCACTCCTACTGTGGCATCCCCTAAAAGGGAGCCTCCTTCTCCTCAGGAACAAAGCGTGGTCGCGCCGCCGCGATCCCCCCAACCCAAACCAGATGAGCCCAATGCCAAACTGCCCACTCCGAACCACCAGCATCTCCCAACGCAGCTCCTTTCTCAAAGCAACAGCACTAACTTACAGCAGCCGACGCACCAACAGCTCCTCCATCGCTATCCCGGTTCCATCGTCTCACCCCCCCATCATCAGCCCACGGCGCCCGGCCAGGCCCTCCAGCCCGCTCCCTCCGTGAACGGACCCATCAGTCGGGGGAGTCCTCCTGATGACGGACGCTTAATTGACCAAAAGAAACGACCTGGCGG GGCAGGTACCAGAGAGGTGCATAACAAGCTTGAGAAAAACAG ACGGGCCCACTTGAAGGAGTGCTTTGAAACACTGAAAAAGAACATCCCCAACATCGATGAAAAGAAGACATCCAATCTGAGTGTGTTGAGAAGTGCTCTGAGATACATCCAG ACACTGAAGCGCAAGGAGAAGGAGTACGAGCACGACATGGAGCGCCTGGCCCGCGAGAAGATTGCTACGCAGCAGCACCTGGAGGAGCTGAAGAACGAGCTGAGCCAGTGGATGGACGTGGTGGAGATCGACCGCGTCCTGCGGCAGACGACGCAGCCCGAGGAGGACCAGGCCTCCACTTCTACCGCTTCAG AAGGCGAAGAGGCGATGGATGAGGACGAGCAGGATGATGAAGCTGTTGTGGCGAGACCTCTCAACGCGTCGCCCGCcgtcccaccaccaccaccaccaccggccCCGGCCCTTAAAGCCGACGTCGTCGCCCAGCCTGCCCCCATGGTCTGCCGCACTCTGACTCTAAGCGCCCCTGCGCCGTCCTTCGTGGCCCAGCGCCTTTCGACACTGCAGCCGCCGGCCAAGCCTCCCATCGCCGTGGTCAGTGCCGGCCAGCCTGCCCTGCACCCCACTGTCATCGCCCACGCGCCCGTCTCTCACCCGTCCGTCATCCAAGCGGTCAACCACGTCATCCAGACGGGGATGCCCAAACCGGTGGGCCACATCACCGTGCACCCGGTGGCCCACGTGAGTCCCCGGCTCCCCGCCCTCTACCCCCAACCCGTAGCAGTCAACCAGCCCACCTTGATCAGCCACATCGCGCACACTCTGGGCCACGTCAACGGCGCCGCCGGCCAGGCtcccaccgccaccgccgccctcATGGGCAAACAGACCGTGGTGGCCCACCACCCGCAGCTAGTGGGCCAGACTGTCCTCAACCCTGTCACCATGGTGACCATGCCCTCCTTTCCCATCAGCACCCTGAAGCTAGCTTGA